A portion of the Verrucomicrobiota bacterium genome contains these proteins:
- a CDS encoding L-rhamnonate dehydratase (catalyzes the formation of 2-keto-3-deoxy-L-rhamnonate from L-rhamnonate), whose translation MERRNLFKLFGVGAAASLLPKELLSKNHNSAPSPETDLEITSIRIVNPRPKRPVPSYKPAAGSWSTGGVEVANPVSIYPKYKATRSLFQPDTGGVSSFWVEIGTNKGITGLGRGGPGGGPIIEGHLTKLLLGENPLNIERIWDILWRATLSYGRKGVVPNAISGVDLALWDIAGKAWGLPVYRLLGGETKSRIPAYCTGNDIEQHVEFGFTKLKLALPHGPADEKEGIRKNVELVKRAREAVGPDGVVAMDCWMALTERYTIELCEAFEPYDVYWMEECLPPDDYEGFGRLREQIKSTRIVTGEHVYTRYGFRQLLRTNGAEIWQPDIHWCGGLTELRRIGALASAYDIPVIPHGGGQRDAIHFVMATTNSPWAEMFMPAPGGPDIVYERYEQDNNLTRGPEGIYMRPSEEPGFGWDMEVA comes from the coding sequence ATGGAACGCAGAAATCTTTTTAAACTTTTCGGAGTCGGGGCGGCTGCTTCATTACTGCCCAAAGAGCTCCTTTCAAAAAATCACAATTCCGCTCCGTCTCCGGAAACGGATCTTGAGATCACCTCGATTCGCATCGTTAACCCACGGCCCAAGCGCCCAGTACCTTCCTACAAACCAGCCGCGGGATCCTGGTCAACCGGAGGGGTTGAGGTTGCCAATCCGGTTTCCATTTATCCCAAGTACAAAGCGACCCGCAGTCTCTTTCAGCCGGATACTGGAGGTGTCTCTAGTTTCTGGGTTGAGATCGGGACGAATAAAGGTATCACCGGTCTCGGCAGGGGCGGGCCTGGTGGAGGTCCCATTATCGAAGGCCACCTTACCAAGCTCCTGTTAGGCGAAAACCCGCTGAACATTGAACGCATCTGGGACATCCTGTGGCGCGCGACCCTGTCCTACGGGCGGAAAGGCGTCGTGCCCAATGCCATCAGCGGAGTCGATCTGGCACTATGGGACATTGCGGGCAAAGCCTGGGGGTTGCCCGTATACCGTCTACTCGGCGGTGAAACCAAATCGCGAATCCCGGCCTACTGCACCGGCAACGATATTGAGCAGCACGTGGAATTCGGTTTCACCAAACTCAAACTGGCCCTGCCCCATGGACCGGCGGACGAAAAAGAAGGCATTCGCAAAAATGTTGAGCTGGTGAAGCGAGCACGCGAAGCCGTCGGTCCGGATGGCGTGGTGGCCATGGATTGCTGGATGGCTCTGACCGAGCGCTATACGATTGAGCTCTGCGAAGCATTCGAACCTTACGACGTTTACTGGATGGAAGAGTGCCTGCCTCCCGATGACTACGAAGGTTTCGGCCGACTGCGCGAGCAGATCAAATCCACGCGCATCGTGACCGGTGAGCACGTCTACACGCGTTACGGATTCCGCCAGCTGCTTCGGACAAACGGTGCCGAAATCTGGCAACCCGACATCCATTGGTGTGGTGGATTAACCGAGCTTCGCCGGATCGGCGCTCTTGCCTCGGCCTACGACATACCCGTTATTCCCCATGGAGGAGGACAGCGGGACGCCATTCACTTTGTCATGGCCACAACCAACAGCCCCTGGGCCGAAATGTTCATGCCCGCTCCCGGTGGACCGGATATCGTTTACGAACGCTACGAACAAGACAACAACCTGACCCGGGGCCCGGAAGGGATCTATATGCGACCTTCCGAAGAGCCCGGCTTCGGCTGGGATATGGAAGTTGCGTGA
- the rimO gene encoding 30S ribosomal protein S12 methylthiotransferase RimO encodes MSTISKQTTKVGLISLGCAKNLIDSEIMIGHMYKAGMELTSEHEEADVLIVNTCSFIDSANEESINTILESHRDRGLNKRHGNQKLIVAGCMAQRFSNELPNLIPEVDAFIGLDQLTKVTEVIEELLGKERQPKEAPKNYVEGKSKYIPDFDTPRFRLTPKHFAYIKIAEGCNHPCSFCIIPKIRGQHRSRTIESVVKEARQLVAEGVKEINLISQDTTYFGMDRWEQRPNPRSEVDSTRGDSLTTLLRELNAIEGDFWIRLLYTHPAHWSDELIQTIAECPKVARYIDIPLQHISDHMLSEMKRETDGDYIRDLIGRIRAGIPGIAIRTTFIAGFPGETEECFQELLDFMTETKFERLGLFRYSQEEGTRAAKRDDQLDDETKEARWHRAMAAQQEVSLDVSESFIGKTIRVLVEKTGIARGQADAPDIDGRVYVDSALPIGEFADVEIIDADVYDLFAVPREEAVTPSGDSLVSQ; translated from the coding sequence GTGTCCACAATCTCCAAACAAACTACTAAGGTAGGTCTCATATCTCTTGGCTGCGCCAAAAACCTGATCGATTCTGAAATCATGATCGGTCACATGTACAAGGCCGGCATGGAATTGACCTCAGAACACGAAGAGGCGGATGTGTTGATCGTAAATACCTGCTCATTCATCGATTCCGCCAATGAGGAAAGTATTAATACCATCCTGGAATCGCATCGCGACCGCGGACTGAACAAAAGGCACGGCAACCAGAAACTGATTGTGGCCGGCTGTATGGCACAACGTTTTTCGAATGAGCTTCCCAACCTGATCCCGGAAGTGGATGCCTTTATCGGGTTGGACCAACTGACCAAGGTAACGGAGGTGATTGAGGAACTCCTCGGAAAAGAAAGACAGCCCAAAGAAGCACCCAAAAACTATGTCGAAGGAAAATCAAAATACATTCCCGATTTCGACACGCCCCGCTTTCGCCTCACTCCCAAGCATTTTGCCTACATCAAGATTGCTGAAGGCTGCAACCACCCCTGCTCATTTTGCATCATCCCCAAAATCCGTGGGCAACACCGCAGCCGTACCATCGAATCCGTCGTAAAAGAAGCCCGCCAATTGGTAGCAGAAGGAGTGAAGGAAATTAACCTTATCTCCCAAGACACCACCTATTTCGGCATGGACCGCTGGGAGCAACGTCCTAACCCACGTTCCGAGGTCGACTCCACTCGCGGCGATTCACTCACTACCCTTCTCCGTGAACTCAACGCCATTGAAGGGGATTTCTGGATCCGCCTGCTTTACACTCACCCGGCCCACTGGAGTGACGAACTCATCCAGACGATTGCCGAGTGCCCCAAGGTAGCCCGCTACATCGACATTCCTCTGCAACACATCTCCGATCATATGCTTTCAGAAATGAAACGCGAAACCGACGGTGACTACATCCGCGACCTCATCGGGCGCATCCGCGCCGGCATTCCGGGCATCGCGATCCGTACCACCTTCATCGCTGGTTTCCCCGGTGAAACAGAAGAGTGCTTCCAGGAACTGTTGGATTTCATGACCGAAACCAAGTTTGAGCGCCTCGGCCTCTTCCGTTACTCGCAAGAAGAAGGCACCCGTGCTGCCAAGCGCGACGACCAGCTCGACGACGAAACCAAGGAAGCCCGCTGGCACCGCGCCATGGCCGCCCAACAGGAAGTGTCCCTCGACGTAAGCGAATCCTTTATCGGCAAAACCATCCGTGTCCTGGTCGAGAAAACCGGCATTGCCCGCGGCCAGGCTGACGCCCCCGACATCGATGGCCGCGTCTACGTCGACAGTGCCCTGCCCATTGGTGAATTCGCCGATGTCGAAATCATCGACGCAGATGTCTACGACTTGTTTGCTGTTCCAAGGGAAGAAGCAGTGACTCCTTCTGGAGATAGCTTGGTTTCTCAGTAG